A genomic segment from Nocardia cyriacigeorgica GUH-2 encodes:
- a CDS encoding tautomerase family protein: MPLWHIYHPANTYSEQDKQDFARDITELYTSFGLPAFYVVVLFVEVGESDFYVGGKPSGDTVRIVVEHLARHLDDPEMRRRSTDRLDSIMVPYTRDRGLHWEFHTYESPRDLWKIAGQFPPPAGSEAEKAWARENKPIPY, translated from the coding sequence ATGCCGCTGTGGCACATCTACCATCCCGCCAACACCTATTCCGAGCAGGACAAACAGGATTTCGCCCGGGATATCACCGAGCTGTACACCAGCTTCGGCCTACCGGCGTTCTATGTCGTGGTGCTGTTCGTAGAAGTCGGCGAATCCGATTTCTACGTGGGCGGCAAGCCGTCGGGCGACACCGTGCGGATCGTCGTAGAGCATCTGGCTCGTCATCTGGACGATCCCGAGATGCGGCGCCGCTCCACCGACCGGCTCGACTCGATCATGGTCCCCTACACCCGCGACCGCGGGCTGCACTGGGAATTCCACACCTACGAATCGCCGCGTGATCTGTGGAAGATCGCCGGTCAGTTCCCGCCACCGGCCGGTAGTGAAGCCGAGAAGGCATGGGCGCGCGAGAACAAGCCGATCCCCTACTGA
- a CDS encoding DUF779 domain-containing protein has protein sequence MPEDVARVAITDQAQHMLEGLIRRHGAVMFHQSGGCCDGSSPMCYPRGEFRVGASDVLLGTVADDTPFWMSADQYEYWKHTHLTVDVVPGRGSGFSLEAPEGVRFLIRSRLLTDEEFTRLESAPPPRTGADLE, from the coding sequence ATGCCCGAGGACGTGGCCCGCGTCGCGATCACCGATCAGGCACAGCACATGCTCGAGGGCCTGATCCGGCGGCACGGCGCGGTCATGTTCCACCAGTCCGGCGGTTGCTGCGACGGCAGCTCCCCGATGTGTTATCCGCGCGGTGAATTCCGGGTGGGCGCTTCGGATGTGCTGCTCGGGACGGTCGCCGACGATACGCCGTTCTGGATGAGCGCCGATCAGTACGAGTATTGGAAGCACACTCATCTCACCGTGGATGTGGTTCCCGGGCGGGGCAGCGGTTTCTCCCTCGAGGCGCCCGAGGGTGTGCGGTTCCTGATCCGGTCGCGGTTACTTACGGATGAGGAATTCACCCGGCTCGAGTCGGCGCCGCCGCCGCGCACCGGTGCTGACCTCGAATAA
- the adh gene encoding aldehyde dehydrogenase, translating to MTYAKPGAEGSIVSYAARYDNFIGGDWTAPVEGQYFENPSPVDGQTFTEVARSTAADVELALDAAHTAADGWGATSAAERANILNKIADRMEDNLEALAVAETWENGKPVRETKAADLPLAIDHFRYFAGAIRAQEGGISEIDGDTIAYHFHEPLGVVGQIIPWNFPILMATWKLAPALAAGNAVVLKPAEQTPASILKVVELIADLLPPGVLNVVNGFGVEAGKPLASSPRVAKVAFTGETTTGRLIMQYASENIIPVTLELGGKSPNIFLPDVMAADDEFLDKAVEGFVMFALNQGEVCTCPSRALIHSSIYDEFMARCIERTKAIVSGNPLDDATMIGAQASNDQYEKILSYIDIGRQEGAEVLTGGGPRKVEEFPDGYYIEPTVFKGSNDMRIFQEEIFGPVVSVTTFDSTDEALKLANDTLYGLGAGVWTRDMNSAYRLGRGIKAGRVWTNCYHAYPAHAAFGGYKKSGIGRENHSMMLDHYQQTKNLLVSYAPNKLGFF from the coding sequence ATGACCTACGCGAAACCAGGTGCCGAGGGCAGCATCGTCAGCTACGCCGCCCGCTATGACAATTTCATCGGCGGCGACTGGACGGCACCGGTCGAGGGACAGTACTTCGAGAACCCGTCGCCGGTGGACGGCCAGACCTTCACCGAGGTGGCGCGCTCGACCGCCGCCGACGTCGAACTCGCACTCGATGCCGCGCACACCGCCGCCGACGGCTGGGGCGCCACCTCCGCGGCCGAACGCGCCAATATCCTCAACAAGATCGCCGACCGGATGGAGGACAACCTCGAGGCCCTCGCCGTCGCCGAGACCTGGGAGAACGGCAAGCCGGTCCGCGAAACCAAGGCCGCCGACCTGCCGCTGGCCATCGACCACTTCCGCTACTTCGCCGGTGCCATCCGCGCCCAAGAGGGCGGGATCAGCGAGATCGACGGCGACACCATCGCCTACCACTTCCACGAACCGCTCGGCGTGGTCGGTCAGATCATCCCGTGGAACTTCCCGATCCTGATGGCAACTTGGAAGCTGGCGCCCGCGCTGGCGGCGGGCAACGCGGTGGTGCTCAAGCCCGCCGAGCAGACCCCGGCCTCGATCCTGAAGGTGGTGGAGCTGATCGCGGATCTGCTGCCGCCGGGAGTTCTCAACGTGGTCAACGGTTTCGGTGTGGAAGCCGGTAAGCCGCTGGCGTCCAGCCCGCGGGTGGCGAAGGTGGCCTTCACCGGCGAGACCACCACCGGGCGGCTGATCATGCAGTACGCCAGCGAGAACATCATCCCGGTGACGCTGGAGCTGGGCGGTAAGAGCCCCAACATCTTCCTGCCCGACGTCATGGCCGCCGACGACGAGTTCCTGGACAAGGCCGTCGAAGGCTTCGTGATGTTCGCGCTGAACCAGGGCGAGGTGTGCACCTGTCCCTCGCGGGCGCTGATCCACTCCTCGATCTACGACGAGTTCATGGCGCGGTGTATCGAACGCACCAAGGCCATCGTCAGCGGCAACCCGCTCGACGACGCCACCATGATCGGCGCCCAGGCCAGCAACGACCAGTACGAGAAGATCCTGTCCTACATCGACATCGGCCGCCAGGAGGGTGCGGAGGTGCTCACCGGCGGTGGGCCGCGCAAGGTCGAGGAATTCCCGGACGGGTACTACATCGAGCCGACGGTGTTCAAGGGCAGCAACGATATGCGGATCTTCCAGGAGGAGATCTTCGGCCCGGTGGTGTCGGTGACGACCTTCGATTCCACCGACGAGGCGTTGAAGCTGGCCAACGACACCCTCTACGGTCTCGGCGCCGGCGTGTGGACGCGGGATATGAACAGCGCCTACCGGCTGGGTCGCGGGATCAAGGCGGGCCGGGTGTGGACCAACTGCTACCACGCCTACCCGGCGCACGCGGCGTTCGGCGGATACAAGAAGTCGGGTATCGGCCGCGAGAATCACTCGATGATGCTCGACCACTACCAGCAGACCAAGAACCTGCTGGTCAGCTACGCGCCGAATAAGCTCGGATTCTTCTGA
- a CDS encoding flavin-containing monooxygenase: MTRTLEPTPDTQTPQQRVDAWLRDFEMALADRDVQAVAEMFALDGFWRDLVAFTWNIKTLEGREEISDMLRSRLDGTDPGNFHTTEPPTEDGGVVTAWIGFETAAGRAVGHLRLKDEGAWTLLTSLRELKGHEESKGPRRPRGVVHGADPDRVTWSERRAEEERELGRSRQPYVLVVGGGQGGIALGARLRQLGVPALVVDKHERPGDQWRKRYKSLCLHDPVWYDHLPYLPFPDNWPVFTPKDKIGDWLEMYTRVMEVPYWSSTTCTSATYDEIAGEWEVDVLRDGKAIELRPAQLVLATGMSGKPNIPNFPGMERFRGEQHHSSQHPGPDAYAGKRAVVIGSNNSAHDICAALWEVGAQVTMVQRSSTHIVRSDSLMDLGLGDLYSERALAAGMTTDKADLTFASLPYRIMPQFQIPVYEAIRARDAEFYDRLERAGFQLDWGDDGSGLFMKYLRRGSGYYIDVGASELIADGKIALAHGEVRELTEDAVVLADGTELPADLVVYATGYGSMNGWAADLIGQDVADRVGKCWGYGSGTTKDPGPWEGELRNMWKPTRQDGLWFHGGNLHQSRHYSLYLALQLKARYEGIPTPVYGMGPVHHLS, from the coding sequence ATGACCCGGACACTGGAGCCGACGCCCGATACGCAGACACCGCAGCAGCGGGTGGACGCCTGGCTGCGGGATTTCGAGATGGCGCTGGCGGACCGTGATGTGCAGGCCGTCGCCGAGATGTTCGCGCTCGACGGTTTCTGGCGTGATCTGGTCGCCTTCACCTGGAACATCAAGACCCTCGAGGGCCGCGAGGAGATCAGCGACATGCTGCGTTCGCGGCTGGACGGCACCGACCCGGGCAACTTCCACACCACCGAACCGCCAACCGAGGACGGCGGCGTGGTCACGGCCTGGATCGGCTTCGAGACCGCGGCGGGCCGGGCGGTCGGGCATCTGCGGCTCAAGGACGAAGGCGCGTGGACGCTGCTCACCAGCCTGCGCGAGCTGAAAGGCCATGAGGAGAGCAAGGGTCCGCGGCGCCCGCGCGGGGTGGTGCACGGCGCCGATCCGGACCGGGTGACCTGGTCGGAGCGCCGCGCCGAGGAGGAACGCGAACTCGGCCGCAGCCGTCAGCCGTACGTGCTGGTGGTCGGCGGCGGCCAGGGCGGTATCGCGCTCGGGGCGCGGTTACGTCAGCTGGGGGTGCCGGCGCTGGTGGTCGACAAGCACGAACGCCCCGGTGACCAGTGGCGTAAGCGGTACAAGTCGCTGTGCCTGCACGATCCGGTCTGGTACGACCACCTGCCGTATCTGCCGTTCCCGGACAACTGGCCGGTGTTCACCCCCAAGGACAAGATCGGCGACTGGCTGGAGATGTACACCCGGGTGATGGAGGTGCCGTACTGGTCGAGCACCACCTGCACCTCCGCCACCTACGACGAGATCGCCGGCGAGTGGGAGGTCGACGTCCTGCGCGACGGTAAGGCCATCGAACTGCGGCCCGCCCAGCTGGTGCTGGCCACCGGCATGTCGGGCAAGCCGAACATCCCGAACTTCCCTGGTATGGAACGGTTCCGGGGCGAACAGCACCACTCCAGTCAGCATCCGGGACCGGACGCCTACGCGGGCAAGCGCGCGGTGGTGATCGGCTCCAACAACTCCGCCCACGATATTTGCGCGGCGCTGTGGGAGGTGGGTGCGCAGGTGACGATGGTGCAGCGCAGTTCCACCCATATCGTGCGCTCGGATTCGCTGATGGATCTGGGCCTGGGCGACCTGTACTCCGAACGCGCGCTGGCCGCCGGCATGACCACCGACAAGGCGGATCTGACCTTCGCCTCGCTGCCGTACCGGATCATGCCGCAGTTCCAGATCCCGGTCTACGAGGCCATCCGGGCGCGCGACGCCGAGTTCTACGACCGGCTCGAGCGCGCCGGCTTCCAACTCGACTGGGGCGACGACGGTTCCGGGCTGTTCATGAAGTACCTGCGCCGCGGCTCCGGCTACTACATCGACGTCGGCGCCTCGGAATTGATCGCCGACGGCAAGATCGCGCTGGCGCACGGCGAGGTCCGCGAACTCACCGAGGACGCCGTCGTCCTCGCCGACGGCACCGAACTGCCCGCCGACCTGGTCGTCTACGCCACCGGCTACGGCTCGATGAACGGCTGGGCGGCCGACCTGATCGGCCAGGACGTGGCCGACCGGGTGGGCAAATGCTGGGGCTACGGCTCCGGCACCACCAAGGACCCGGGCCCGTGGGAGGGCGAGCTGCGCAATATGTGGAAGCCGACCAGGCAGGACGGGCTGTGGTTCCACGGCGGCAACCTGCACCAATCCCGGCACTACTCGCTGTATCTCGCGCTGCAGCTCAAGGCGCGCTACGAGGGGATTCCGACGCCGGTGTACGGGATGGGCCCGGTGCATCATCTGAGCTGA
- a CDS encoding GAF domain-containing protein: MGEFGAIEPGTDLPRYARDLVRMHDAVIGGGRSPLRPRTLVARSWSRVLAAGLVPDQANARTVLGLDEVERRRRMSPLAGVIGELMQVIAGVADASQLIMVVTDADGVVLWRAGSPRVRNRADSLGFQEGATWTESIVGTNAIGTAIAEASPVQLFSGEHFEQSQHPWYCTAAPIHDPRTGELLGVVDVSGPALTLHPALTALVGAGARLAEGQIARLQQDQLERLRTTAMPTLSALTGPALLVDEHGWVAHATGVAATQRIAIPNAERAVHVPGLGVCSAEPLRGGWLVRPLGAGAHTGIRMNLDLSGAPVVSAVGGESDWRSSLSVRHAEILLLLQLRGRRGMTVAELSHALYGDPDHAVAVRAELSRLRRVLGSIIESRPYRLEASVHLTLTLGDVDRLADCAFVRGSTSPGIRALAGAGSTLG, from the coding sequence GTGGGCGAATTCGGCGCGATCGAACCAGGGACGGACCTGCCCCGGTACGCCCGCGACCTGGTGCGCATGCACGATGCGGTGATCGGCGGCGGACGCTCACCGCTGCGGCCGCGCACCCTGGTGGCGCGCTCGTGGTCGCGGGTGCTGGCGGCGGGGCTGGTGCCCGATCAGGCCAATGCCCGCACCGTGCTCGGGCTCGACGAGGTCGAGCGACGTCGCCGGATGTCGCCGCTGGCAGGCGTGATCGGTGAGCTGATGCAGGTGATCGCCGGCGTCGCCGACGCCTCGCAGCTGATCATGGTGGTCACCGACGCCGACGGTGTGGTGTTGTGGCGCGCCGGTTCGCCGCGGGTGCGCAACCGCGCCGACAGCCTCGGCTTCCAAGAGGGCGCCACCTGGACCGAATCCATCGTCGGCACCAATGCCATCGGCACCGCGATCGCCGAAGCCAGTCCGGTGCAACTGTTCTCGGGTGAGCATTTCGAACAGTCCCAGCATCCGTGGTACTGCACGGCGGCGCCGATCCACGATCCGCGCACCGGCGAACTGCTCGGCGTGGTGGACGTCAGCGGGCCTGCGCTCACCCTGCATCCCGCGCTCACCGCGCTGGTCGGCGCGGGCGCCCGGCTGGCAGAGGGCCAGATCGCACGGCTGCAACAAGACCAGCTGGAACGATTGCGCACCACCGCCATGCCCACTCTGTCCGCGCTGACCGGTCCCGCCCTGCTGGTGGACGAGCACGGCTGGGTCGCCCACGCCACCGGTGTGGCCGCCACCCAGCGCATCGCCATCCCGAACGCCGAACGCGCGGTGCACGTCCCGGGTCTCGGCGTCTGCTCGGCCGAGCCGCTGCGCGGTGGGTGGCTGGTGCGGCCGCTCGGCGCCGGTGCGCACACCGGTATCCGGATGAACCTGGATCTGTCCGGCGCGCCGGTCGTCAGCGCGGTCGGCGGCGAATCCGATTGGCGCAGTTCACTATCGGTGCGGCATGCGGAGATCCTGCTGCTGTTGCAGCTGCGCGGGCGCCGCGGGATGACGGTCGCCGAGCTGAGCCACGCCCTCTACGGCGACCCCGACCACGCGGTGGCGGTCCGGGCGGAATTGTCGCGGCTGCGCCGGGTGCTTGGCTCGATCATCGAGAGCAGGCCCTATCGGCTCGAGGCGTCGGTGCATCTCACACTGACCCTCGGTGACGTCGACCGGTTGGCCGACTGCGCCTTCGTCCGCGGGTCCACCAGCCCGGGCATTCGCGCGCTCGCCGGAGCCGGCTCCACGCTCGGCTGA
- a CDS encoding limonene-1,2-epoxide hydrolase family protein, whose amino-acid sequence MSEIELEQDSITTVREFFAALELGAVGEALELLHPDIVWKNTSLPDVRGERVAQVLRGLNREQFGFAAIMHHIAADGPIVLTDRTDILRFGPLRISFWVAGTFELRDGRIILWHDHFSWENFLRGVVVGVWKAVFSRG is encoded by the coding sequence ATGAGCGAAATCGAGCTGGAGCAGGACTCGATCACCACCGTGCGGGAATTCTTCGCCGCGCTGGAACTGGGCGCGGTGGGCGAGGCACTGGAACTGCTGCATCCCGACATCGTCTGGAAGAACACCTCGCTACCGGATGTGCGTGGCGAGCGGGTGGCGCAGGTGCTGCGCGGGCTGAACCGCGAGCAGTTCGGCTTCGCCGCGATCATGCACCACATCGCCGCCGACGGGCCCATCGTGCTCACCGACCGCACCGACATCCTGCGGTTCGGTCCGCTGCGGATCTCGTTCTGGGTCGCCGGCACCTTCGAACTGCGCGACGGGCGAATCATCCTGTGGCACGACCATTTCAGCTGGGAGAACTTCCTGCGCGGGGTCGTAGTCGGGGTGTGGAAGGCCGTGTTCTCGCGCGGGTGA
- a CDS encoding TetR/AcrR family transcriptional regulator, with translation MRAPFSGSICVRRNLFPADADKRMVDTGSRQHRFWKVIAMPAPTVVELLWGTARPAKRGPKPSLSLEAIVGAAIELADAEGMAGVSMQRVAERLGYTKMSLYRYVPGKAELAALMLEQALGAPPDMTAPPAIAAAPDAAAAPDAAAAPDAAAAPVTVAAPVTAARPETAAGPDAVAAPGVAARPETAAAPDRAAQPEVAAPPNASAAESFSTEAPWRAGLRRWTEEIFRRYRAHPWSLELSAGIRPMGPNELAWLEAALTAMAGIGLTGPERLDTVVVLNGHVRSLALQNGGTPADGMEEQLMRQMAEVMAAVGDRYPEVTAAMSEQAGGGSARDDALNFGIDRILDGLQALVDRRAGRADGTT, from the coding sequence ATGAGGGCTCCATTCAGCGGAAGTATCTGCGTCCGTCGGAATCTGTTTCCGGCGGACGCAGATAAGCGTATGGTAGACACAGGTTCTCGTCAACACCGTTTCTGGAAGGTCATCGCGATGCCGGCTCCGACCGTGGTCGAACTGCTCTGGGGTACCGCGCGGCCGGCCAAGCGCGGCCCGAAACCGTCGCTGTCGCTCGAGGCCATCGTCGGCGCCGCCATCGAACTGGCCGACGCCGAAGGAATGGCCGGGGTCTCGATGCAGCGCGTGGCCGAGCGGCTCGGCTACACGAAGATGTCGCTGTACCGGTACGTGCCCGGCAAGGCCGAACTGGCCGCGCTGATGCTGGAGCAAGCGCTCGGCGCCCCGCCGGATATGACCGCCCCGCCGGCAATCGCGGCCGCGCCTGACGCCGCTGCCGCGCCTGACGCCGCTGCCGCGCCTGACGCCGCTGCGGCGCCGGTTACCGTTGCGGCGCCGGTTACCGCTGCCCGGCCGGAAACCGCTGCGGGGCCCGATGCCGTTGCGGCGCCAGGTGTCGCCGCCCGGCCGGAAACTGCTGCTGCGCCGGATCGCGCTGCCCAGCCGGAAGTCGCTGCGCCGCCGAATGCCTCTGCGGCCGAGTCATTTTCCACTGAGGCGCCGTGGCGGGCGGGTCTACGCCGCTGGACCGAAGAGATCTTCCGCCGCTACCGGGCGCACCCGTGGTCGCTGGAACTGTCCGCCGGGATCCGGCCGATGGGCCCGAACGAACTCGCCTGGCTCGAAGCCGCGCTGACGGCGATGGCGGGCATCGGCCTGACCGGGCCGGAGCGGCTGGACACCGTCGTCGTGCTCAACGGTCACGTGCGCAGCCTCGCGCTCCAGAACGGCGGCACCCCGGCCGACGGCATGGAGGAGCAGTTGATGCGACAGATGGCCGAGGTGATGGCGGCCGTCGGGGACCGATACCCGGAGGTCACCGCTGCCATGAGCGAGCAGGCCGGTGGTGGTTCGGCCCGCGACGACGCCCTGAACTTCGGCATCGACCGGATCCTCGACGGCCTGCAGGCGCTCGTCGATCGGCGCGCGGGCCGGGCCGACGGCACGACTTAG
- a CDS encoding FAD-dependent monooxygenase, with product MRNKTVLISGASIAGPALASWLDRYGFEVTVVERAPELRPGGQAVDFKGATHLTVLEQMGILGAVRERQTGGADMVLVDADGNRRAVISGDFTGGDVEILRGDLAEIMYERTAGTCTYVFGDSITALTETADGVRVEFEHGPARTFDLVFGADGVHSRVRKLAFGPEHDYVKHRGYYYCLVNSGNGPRRTDGPRREVSYAHNTPGKLAVDGGPKAEQMYMFAAPELDYARDDEQAQRRIVKETFADVGWEVPRMMADLDAATNFYLDSLSVVHMDSCIRGRVALVGDAGYGNTLAGFGTGLALVGAYVLAGELALADGDHTVAFARYDEIMRRYNKIAGSSNPARFLAPKTAFGIRARDWFLNSPLFALMVKLGDKGANDIELRDYPNLFATGAGANGN from the coding sequence ATGCGTAACAAGACCGTCCTCATCTCCGGTGCGAGCATCGCCGGCCCGGCCCTCGCCTCTTGGCTGGACCGCTACGGCTTCGAGGTCACCGTCGTCGAACGCGCTCCCGAGCTGCGTCCCGGCGGCCAGGCCGTCGACTTCAAGGGCGCCACCCACCTGACGGTGCTGGAGCAGATGGGCATCCTCGGCGCCGTCCGCGAGCGGCAGACCGGTGGGGCCGACATGGTGCTGGTGGACGCCGACGGCAACCGTCGCGCGGTGATCTCCGGTGACTTCACCGGCGGCGACGTGGAGATCCTGCGCGGCGATCTGGCCGAGATCATGTACGAGCGCACCGCCGGGACCTGCACTTACGTCTTCGGCGATTCGATCACCGCACTCACCGAGACCGCCGACGGTGTGCGGGTGGAGTTCGAGCACGGCCCGGCCCGCACCTTCGACCTGGTGTTCGGCGCCGACGGTGTGCACTCACGGGTGCGCAAGCTGGCCTTCGGCCCCGAGCACGATTACGTCAAGCACCGGGGCTACTACTACTGCCTGGTCAATTCGGGGAACGGACCCCGTCGCACCGACGGCCCTCGCCGTGAGGTGTCCTACGCCCACAACACGCCGGGCAAGCTCGCGGTCGACGGCGGCCCGAAGGCCGAGCAGATGTACATGTTCGCCGCTCCCGAACTCGACTACGCCCGCGACGACGAACAGGCCCAGCGCCGCATCGTCAAGGAGACCTTCGCCGACGTCGGCTGGGAGGTGCCGCGGATGATGGCCGATCTGGACGCGGCCACCAACTTCTACCTGGATTCGCTGAGCGTGGTGCACATGGACTCGTGCATCCGCGGCCGGGTCGCACTCGTCGGCGATGCCGGATACGGCAATACGCTGGCCGGGTTCGGCACCGGCCTCGCCCTCGTCGGCGCCTACGTGCTCGCGGGCGAACTCGCCCTCGCCGACGGCGATCACACCGTGGCCTTCGCGCGCTACGACGAAATCATGCGGCGCTACAACAAGATCGCCGGCTCCAGCAACCCGGCCCGCTTCCTCGCCCCCAAGACCGCCTTCGGGATCCGGGCCCGCGACTGGTTCCTGAACTCGCCACTGTTCGCGCTGATGGTCAAGCTCGGCGACAAGGGCGCCAACGACATCGAGCTGCGCGACTACCCGAACCTGTTCGCGACCGGTGCCGGCGCGAACGGGAACTAG
- the glyA gene encoding serine hydroxymethyltransferase, producing MTQTTASVNTQSLGELDPEVAAAMAGELARERDTLEMIASENFVPRAVLQAQGSVLTNKYAEGYPGRRYYGGCEHVDVVENLARERAKELFGAEFANVQPHSGAQANAAVLMSLMNPGEKLLGLDLAHGGHLTHGMRLNFSGKLYEVHSYGVSKEDHRVDMDEVRKIAREAQPKVIVAGWSAYPRHQDFAAFREIADEVGAYLWVDMAHFAGLVAAGLHPSPVPYADVVSSTVHKTLGGPRSGLILAKQEFAKKLNSSVFPGQQGGPLMHAIAAKAVAFKIAGTAEFAERQQRTLSGAKILAERLGAADVAGKGISVLTGGTDVHLVLVDLRNSQLDGQQGEDLLHEIGITVNRNAVPFDPRPPMVTSGLRIGTAALATRGFGDAEFTEVADIIGTALAGGSDVETLRGRVRKLANDLPLYQGLEDWRLLG from the coding sequence GTGACGCAGACGACCGCTTCTGTCAATACCCAGTCTCTCGGTGAACTCGATCCCGAGGTAGCTGCCGCGATGGCAGGAGAGCTCGCCCGTGAGCGCGACACCCTCGAGATGATCGCCTCGGAGAACTTCGTGCCGCGCGCGGTCCTGCAGGCGCAGGGCAGCGTGCTCACCAACAAGTACGCCGAGGGCTATCCGGGCCGTCGCTACTACGGCGGCTGCGAGCACGTCGACGTCGTGGAGAACCTGGCCCGCGAGCGCGCCAAGGAACTGTTCGGCGCCGAGTTCGCCAACGTCCAGCCGCATTCGGGCGCCCAGGCCAACGCCGCGGTGCTGATGTCGCTGATGAACCCCGGCGAGAAGCTGCTCGGCCTGGACCTGGCCCACGGCGGCCACCTCACCCACGGCATGCGGCTGAACTTCTCCGGCAAGCTGTACGAGGTCCACTCCTACGGCGTCAGCAAGGAAGACCACCGCGTCGACATGGACGAGGTGCGCAAGATCGCCCGCGAGGCGCAGCCGAAGGTGATCGTGGCGGGCTGGTCGGCCTACCCGCGGCACCAGGATTTCGCGGCCTTCCGGGAGATCGCCGACGAGGTCGGCGCCTACCTGTGGGTCGATATGGCGCACTTCGCCGGGCTGGTCGCGGCCGGGCTGCACCCCTCGCCGGTGCCCTACGCCGACGTCGTCTCCTCCACCGTGCACAAGACCCTGGGCGGCCCGCGCTCCGGCCTGATCCTGGCCAAGCAGGAGTTCGCCAAGAAGCTCAACAGCTCGGTGTTTCCGGGCCAGCAGGGCGGCCCGCTGATGCACGCCATCGCCGCCAAGGCCGTCGCGTTCAAGATCGCCGGCACCGCCGAGTTCGCCGAGCGTCAGCAGCGCACCCTGTCCGGCGCGAAGATCCTGGCCGAGCGTCTGGGCGCGGCCGACGTCGCCGGCAAGGGCATCAGCGTGCTCACCGGCGGCACCGACGTGCACCTGGTGCTGGTGGACCTGCGCAACTCCCAGCTCGACGGTCAGCAGGGCGAGGATCTGCTGCACGAGATCGGAATCACGGTCAACCGCAACGCCGTTCCGTTCGACCCGCGCCCGCCGATGGTCACCTCCGGTCTGCGTATCGGCACCGCCGCGCTGGCCACCCGCGGCTTCGGCGACGCCGAGTTCACCGAGGTCGCCGACATCATCGGCACCGCGCTGGCCGGTGGTTCGGATGTCGAGACGCTGCGCGGCCGCGTCCGCAAGCTGGCCAACGATCTGCCGCTGTACCAGGGGCTCGAGGACTGGCGCCTGCTGGGCTGA